A region of Acidobacteriota bacterium DNA encodes the following proteins:
- a CDS encoding ACT domain-containing protein: protein MSLHLTLIPGRWAACRLPASAEIPDWATRSTVFWNLTRTRDELSILCPEEDVPPEIRHQGNWCLLRFEGPFEFSATGVLASVADPLAAAGVSLLAIATYDTDYVFLPGDDLEKALAALADAGHHIHRP from the coding sequence ATGAGCCTTCACCTCACCCTGATCCCCGGCCGCTGGGCGGCCTGTCGCCTTCCCGCTTCGGCCGAGATTCCCGACTGGGCGACGCGCTCGACGGTGTTCTGGAACCTCACCCGCACTCGCGACGAGCTGTCGATCCTGTGCCCCGAGGAAGACGTGCCACCGGAGATCCGACACCAGGGCAACTGGTGCCTGCTGCGTTTCGAGGGACCGTTCGAGTTCTCCGCCACCGGCGTGCTGGCCTCGGTCGCCGATCCGCTGGCGGCGGCGGGAGTCAGCCTGCTCGCCATCGCGACCTATGACACCGACTACGTCTTCCTGCCAGGAGACGACCTCGAAAAAGCCCTCGCCGCCCTGGCCGACGCCGGCCACCACATCCATCGTCCTTAG
- the trkA gene encoding Trk system potassium transporter TrkA has product MEPKRYVVMGAGEVGFHLARTLSQEGHHVTVIERDAGHAERIEDQLDALVVVGNGSQVRVLEKAQAEDCDLFLAVSSNDEANLAASLLAKRLGAQRCVVRMGTGSEVVRRRKVYEDAFGADLLLSTQLLTTSRIVNRYRGFDTTAVEYFAAGQVQLRKVALDAASALVEQPLRDVSLPADSLVVAFFRGDELIIPSGDDRAEEGDEALILAGTDSIAQVERMVTAKPAPMGSVVIAGGSRTGQLVAESLAGLGAKITLIERDRRRAQVLAADFPWLHVLHGEATDLALLKAERVESAHFFVAVTGNDESNLMASLLAQELGVPNVLALVDRAETSHLWRRLGLMQVFSPRSLAYERIHEYIDSGYSANIVSLQRGAAQVIERRLHPASPAAGVTLAEMKPPRGVIVGAVVRGRKVFVPRGKDRLEAGDLVILFVREEELPTVRLLFPGIDRPQ; this is encoded by the coding sequence ATGGAGCCGAAGCGTTACGTCGTGATGGGTGCCGGAGAAGTCGGGTTCCACCTGGCGCGCACCCTTTCGCAGGAAGGCCACCACGTCACCGTCATCGAGCGCGATGCCGGCCATGCCGAGCGCATCGAAGATCAGCTCGACGCCCTGGTCGTGGTGGGCAACGGCAGCCAGGTACGGGTGCTCGAGAAGGCCCAGGCCGAGGACTGCGATCTTTTCCTGGCGGTGTCCTCGAACGACGAGGCCAATCTCGCCGCCTCGCTGCTCGCCAAGCGGCTGGGGGCCCAGCGCTGCGTCGTGCGCATGGGCACCGGTAGCGAAGTGGTGCGCCGCCGCAAGGTCTACGAGGACGCCTTCGGCGCCGACCTGCTGCTCTCCACCCAGCTCCTCACCACCAGCCGCATCGTCAATCGCTATCGCGGCTTCGACACCACTGCCGTGGAGTACTTCGCCGCCGGCCAGGTACAGCTGCGCAAGGTCGCCCTGGACGCCGCTTCGGCCCTGGTCGAGCAGCCGCTGCGCGATGTCTCGCTGCCGGCCGACAGCCTGGTGGTGGCGTTCTTCCGCGGCGACGAGCTGATCATCCCCTCCGGCGACGACCGCGCCGAGGAAGGCGACGAGGCGCTCATCCTCGCCGGCACCGATTCGATCGCCCAGGTCGAGCGCATGGTGACCGCCAAACCGGCGCCGATGGGCAGCGTCGTGATCGCCGGCGGCAGCCGCACCGGCCAGTTGGTGGCGGAATCTCTCGCCGGCCTGGGAGCCAAGATCACCCTCATCGAACGCGACCGGCGCCGTGCCCAGGTCCTGGCAGCGGATTTTCCCTGGCTCCACGTCCTCCACGGCGAGGCCACCGACCTCGCCCTGCTCAAGGCCGAGCGGGTCGAGTCGGCACACTTCTTCGTCGCCGTCACCGGCAACGACGAGAGCAACCTGATGGCGAGCCTGCTGGCCCAGGAGCTCGGGGTACCGAACGTCCTCGCTCTGGTCGACCGCGCCGAGACCTCGCATCTGTGGCGGCGACTCGGTCTGATGCAGGTGTTCTCGCCCCGCTCCCTCGCCTACGAGCGTATTCACGAGTACATCGACAGCGGTTACAGCGCCAACATCGTCTCCCTGCAACGCGGCGCCGCTCAGGTGATCGAGCGCCGCCTGCACCCGGCGAGCCCCGCCGCCGGCGTCACCCTGGCCGAGATGAAGCCACCACGGGGCGTCATCGTCGGCGCCGTGGTGCGCGGCCGCAAGGTCTTCGTGCCCCGCGGCAAAGACCGCCTCGAGGCCGGCGACCTGGTGATCCTCTTCGTGCGCGAGGAAGAGCTGCCGACGGTCCGCCTGCTCTTCCCGGGCATCGATCGCCCCCAATGA
- a CDS encoding tetratricopeptide repeat protein: MIDIHLTRELLQAVTRGELHPSVLTATLLEHLTALCPTCRDEIDAWRRDARGSGSEGVSAAVDKSLASADAQQRAIERERREARKDFTALLRLPEGRRLERVTGAYKRFRSPFLAEELLRKSRSFIPADPRQAFHFAELANTVAQWSQNRAFGAELQTQALANMANAQRALGELRTADALFRQARSVVRMEGVTDKLVYAELDSYEGTLRRVQRSFDEAETLFERAVLHSRLAGDDERVARTLLSISELYRAMGESEKALVSAREALELLDPEEQARLCLMARHNVAHSLCDLERFEPAAAAFDEAKTLYARFEDFWTQQRADWLEGKILRGLGRPRDAETVLRGVRERFVTQDEAYDAALVSIDLALVMADLGRSHDMQVLAEEMMPLFQAVELHREAMATLLLFQQAVRENALTGAMVREMGRFMEQARRNFEQSSPQPS, encoded by the coding sequence TTGATTGATATTCATCTGACTCGGGAGCTGCTGCAGGCGGTGACCCGGGGTGAGCTCCACCCGTCGGTCCTAACGGCGACCCTTCTCGAACACCTGACGGCTCTTTGCCCGACCTGTCGCGACGAGATCGACGCCTGGCGTCGCGATGCTCGCGGCAGCGGCAGCGAAGGAGTTTCCGCGGCGGTCGACAAGAGCCTGGCCTCGGCCGATGCCCAGCAACGCGCCATCGAGCGCGAGCGCCGGGAGGCGCGCAAGGACTTCACGGCCCTGCTGCGCCTGCCGGAAGGCCGCCGCCTGGAGCGGGTCACCGGCGCCTACAAGCGCTTCCGGAGTCCCTTCCTGGCCGAGGAGCTGCTGCGCAAGAGTCGCAGCTTCATTCCGGCCGATCCGCGCCAGGCCTTCCATTTCGCCGAGCTCGCCAACACGGTGGCTCAGTGGAGCCAGAACCGCGCCTTCGGAGCCGAGCTACAGACCCAGGCCCTCGCCAATATGGCCAACGCCCAGCGCGCTCTGGGTGAGTTGCGCACCGCCGATGCTCTCTTCCGGCAGGCGCGTTCGGTGGTGCGCATGGAAGGGGTGACGGACAAGCTGGTCTATGCCGAGCTCGATTCCTATGAGGGCACCTTGCGCCGTGTCCAGCGCAGCTTCGACGAGGCCGAAACGCTCTTCGAGCGCGCCGTCCTCCACAGCCGCCTGGCGGGTGATGACGAGCGGGTGGCCCGTACTCTGCTCAGCATCAGCGAGCTCTACCGCGCGATGGGCGAATCCGAGAAGGCGCTGGTTTCGGCCCGCGAGGCTCTCGAGCTACTCGATCCGGAGGAGCAGGCTCGTCTCTGCCTGATGGCGCGCCACAACGTGGCTCATAGCCTCTGTGACCTCGAACGATTCGAGCCCGCCGCCGCCGCCTTCGATGAGGCGAAGACTCTCTACGCCCGGTTCGAAGATTTCTGGACCCAGCAGCGCGCCGACTGGCTCGAAGGCAAGATCTTGCGCGGTCTGGGCCGTCCGCGCGATGCCGAAACGGTACTCCGGGGCGTCCGGGAGCGCTTCGTGACTCAGGACGAGGCCTATGATGCGGCCCTGGTATCCATCGATCTGGCGCTGGTGATGGCGGATCTCGGCCGCAGCCACGACATGCAGGTCCTCGCTGAGGAGATGATGCCGTTGTTTCAGGCGGTCGAGCTCCACCGGGAGGCGATGGCCACCTTGCTGCTCTTCCAGCAGGCGGTGCGCGAGAATGCCCTCACCGGAGCGATGGTGCGCGAGATGGGGCGCTTCATGGAGCAGGCGCGCAGGAATTTCGAGCAGTCTTCTCCGCAACCCTCCTAG
- a CDS encoding TrkH family potassium uptake protein yields the protein MSPRPVLKILGRLVLVLAAALLFPTVCCLIYGERESAFAFLASAAITAVSGAVMMLLGRRAGSTLYRREGILIVVGGWVLASVFGALPYLLSGTLTTPVDALFEAASGFTTTGATVLPAIEQAGYGILFWRSFTQWLGGMGIIVLFVALLPELGPGARFLYKLEVPGPTAEALQPRIRDTAGVLWRIYLLLTAAETVLLMLCGMNLFDALTHTFSTLSTGGFSPRNDSVAAFESPWIHLVIVVFMILGGGNFSLYYGMRKRRGWNLLRDFEFRLYLILIAIASLVIGWDLVRSGAYQLTAWLPIDAVFQVVSVVTTTGFATQDFDTWPNLSRMLLVALMFVGGCAGSTTGSMKVMRMLVGLKTAFREVRLSFSPNTVASVFVGGKAVPESVVRSVTGFFILFISSWGLGVVLLTLGGHSLVTAASASIAAIGNIGPGLDAVGPSMNFAFFAAWEKLLLILMMWLGRLEVYSIAALFVFRFWRR from the coding sequence ATGAGCCCGCGTCCGGTCCTCAAGATCCTCGGCCGGCTAGTGCTGGTGCTGGCCGCGGCGCTGCTCTTCCCCACCGTCTGCTGCCTGATCTACGGCGAGCGCGAATCGGCCTTCGCCTTCCTCGCCTCGGCGGCGATCACCGCCGTCAGCGGTGCCGTCATGATGCTCCTCGGCAGGCGCGCCGGCAGCACCCTGTACCGGCGCGAGGGCATTCTGATCGTCGTCGGCGGATGGGTGCTGGCCTCCGTCTTCGGGGCCCTCCCCTACCTCCTGTCGGGCACCCTGACCACGCCCGTCGATGCCCTCTTCGAGGCCGCCTCCGGCTTCACCACCACCGGCGCGACGGTGCTGCCGGCGATCGAGCAGGCCGGCTACGGCATTCTGTTCTGGCGTTCCTTCACCCAGTGGCTCGGCGGCATGGGCATCATCGTCCTGTTCGTCGCCCTGCTGCCCGAGCTAGGGCCCGGCGCGCGCTTCCTCTACAAGCTCGAGGTTCCCGGACCGACGGCCGAGGCCCTGCAGCCGCGCATTCGCGACACGGCGGGCGTCCTGTGGCGCATCTACCTCCTCCTCACGGCCGCCGAGACCGTCCTGCTGATGCTCTGTGGCATGAACCTGTTCGACGCCTTGACCCACACCTTCTCCACCCTCTCGACCGGCGGCTTCTCGCCACGCAACGACTCCGTGGCAGCCTTCGAGTCCCCCTGGATCCACCTCGTCATCGTCGTCTTCATGATCCTCGGCGGGGGCAACTTTTCGCTCTACTACGGGATGCGCAAACGGCGCGGCTGGAACCTGTTGCGGGACTTCGAGTTTCGCCTCTATCTCATCCTGATCGCCATCGCCTCGCTGGTGATCGGCTGGGACCTGGTGCGCTCCGGCGCCTACCAGCTCACCGCCTGGCTGCCCATCGACGCCGTCTTTCAGGTGGTTTCCGTGGTCACCACCACCGGCTTCGCCACCCAGGACTTCGACACCTGGCCCAACCTCTCACGCATGCTGCTGGTAGCGCTGATGTTCGTCGGCGGCTGCGCCGGCTCGACCACCGGCTCGATGAAGGTCATGCGCATGCTGGTGGGTCTCAAGACGGCCTTTCGGGAAGTGCGCCTGTCCTTCAGTCCCAACACCGTCGCCTCGGTCTTCGTCGGCGGCAAGGCGGTGCCCGAATCCGTCGTGCGCAGCGTCACGGGCTTCTTCATCTTGTTCATCTCGAGCTGGGGCCTCGGCGTCGTCCTCCTCACCCTCGGCGGGCACTCGCTGGTCACCGCCGCCTCGGCCTCGATCGCCGCCATCGGTAACATCGGCCCCGGGCTCGATGCCGTGGGGCCGAGCATGAACTTCGCTTTCTTCGCCGCCTGGGAGAAACTGTTGCTGATCCTCATGATGTGGCTCGGTCGACTCGAGGTCTACTCGATCGCCGCCCTCTTCGTCTTCCGGTTCTGGCGCCGATGA